Proteins from a single region of Stappia sp. ES.058:
- a CDS encoding glycerate kinase, whose translation MPDTSSHARKVRQRLISLFETAVVAARAETCLPPHLPRPAENARIILLAAGKAAGAMMNVAERIYLDDFALDPALLTGLCVTRHGYARPTRKIPVVEAGHPVPDDAGVEATRRCLEIAAAARPGDHIVVLLSGGASANWVAPVEGVSLEDKQAVTRALLRSGATIDEINTLRRHLSRIKGGRLAAARGTGSLMTTLAISDVPHDTGVAIGSGPTLPDPSTLSDARALLSRLVPNAPASAIAALDDPRNETPKPGDPLFDDTSFQIVARPALSLEAAARAAREMGYEAILLGDSLEGEASAIASQHAAQAVSLAQAGRRCVLLSGGELTVTLRGDGRGGPNQEYALALAVALKSHPAIFAVAGDTDGTDGGSGAADDPAGALIDPGTLSRAQAEGHDAAAFLARNDSTGFFEALNDLLRSGPTYTNVNDFRAVIIDKPEARRP comes from the coding sequence ATGCCGGATACATCATCACACGCACGGAAAGTCCGCCAACGGCTGATCAGCCTTTTCGAAACCGCCGTGGTCGCCGCCCGGGCGGAAACCTGTCTGCCTCCCCATCTTCCCCGTCCGGCGGAGAACGCCCGGATCATCCTGCTCGCGGCGGGAAAGGCCGCCGGCGCCATGATGAACGTGGCAGAGCGCATTTACCTCGATGATTTCGCCCTTGATCCAGCGCTTTTGACGGGACTGTGCGTGACGCGCCACGGGTATGCCCGGCCCACACGCAAGATCCCGGTGGTCGAGGCCGGCCACCCCGTCCCGGACGATGCCGGCGTCGAGGCGACACGAAGATGCCTCGAGATCGCGGCCGCCGCACGGCCCGGCGATCACATCGTGGTGCTCCTGTCCGGCGGTGCTTCGGCCAACTGGGTGGCTCCCGTGGAGGGTGTCAGCCTGGAAGACAAGCAGGCCGTGACCCGCGCGCTGCTGCGCTCCGGTGCCACGATCGACGAAATCAACACGCTGCGGCGCCACCTGTCGCGCATCAAGGGCGGGCGCCTGGCCGCAGCGCGCGGTACCGGGTCGCTGATGACGACGCTGGCCATATCGGATGTCCCGCATGACACCGGCGTCGCGATCGGTTCCGGCCCCACACTCCCGGATCCTTCCACTTTGAGCGACGCGCGTGCACTGCTTTCCCGGCTTGTGCCGAACGCCCCTGCAAGCGCGATCGCGGCACTCGACGATCCGCGCAACGAAACGCCGAAGCCCGGCGACCCGCTGTTCGACGATACAAGCTTCCAGATCGTCGCACGCCCGGCGCTGTCGCTCGAGGCGGCCGCACGGGCAGCGCGGGAGATGGGTTACGAGGCGATCCTCCTGGGCGACAGCCTGGAGGGCGAGGCATCCGCGATTGCATCACAACATGCAGCACAGGCCGTTTCGCTGGCACAAGCCGGGCGCCGCTGCGTGCTGCTTTCCGGCGGCGAACTTACGGTCACCCTGCGCGGCGACGGACGCGGGGGTCCCAATCAGGAATATGCTCTGGCGCTCGCCGTGGCTCTCAAGTCCCACCCGGCCATTTTCGCGGTTGCCGGCGACACCGACGGCACCGACGGCGGCTCCGGCGCTGCCGACGATCCGGCCGGCGCGCTCATCGACCCGGGAACACTTTCCCGGGCTCAGGCCGAAGGTCATGATGCCGCCGCATTTTTGGCGAGAAACGACAGTACGGGCTTTTTCGAAGCCCTGAATGATCTTCTTCGATCGGGGCCGACTTACACCAACGTCAACGACTTCAGGGCTGTCATCATTGACAAGCCGGAAGCCCGTCGGCCATAA
- a CDS encoding DUF1036 domain-containing protein: MKLAARHRRTTATRKLRWGGAPVGLAALLTVFLSLFSATPAQAELRLCNKTESQVGVAIGYRENDDWVTEGWWNLPANSCETLVSGSLVSRFYYIYAVDYDQFGEWGGRAFMCTREKEFTISGIEDCVARGFERTGFFEIDTGEQSSWTVQLTEPVQTGTGGR; this comes from the coding sequence ATGAAATTAGCCGCAAGGCATCGGCGCACCACGGCGACACGCAAGCTCCGCTGGGGAGGAGCTCCTGTCGGCTTGGCAGCGCTTCTAACGGTTTTTCTTTCGCTGTTCTCCGCCACTCCGGCGCAGGCCGAGCTCAGGCTGTGCAACAAGACCGAGAGTCAGGTCGGCGTTGCAATCGGCTACCGCGAGAACGATGACTGGGTGACCGAAGGGTGGTGGAACCTCCCCGCGAATTCCTGCGAGACCCTCGTTTCGGGGTCGCTGGTGTCACGATTCTATTATATTTATGCGGTCGACTACGATCAGTTCGGTGAATGGGGCGGACGTGCATTCATGTGCACCCGCGAGAAGGAATTCACCATTTCAGGTATTGAGGATTGCGTGGCGCGCGGATTTGAGCGCACGGGGTTCTTCGAGATCGATACAGGCGAACAAAGCAGCTGGACCGTCCAGTTGACTGAGCCGGTGCAAACAGGAACGGGTGGGCGATGA
- the pyk gene encoding pyruvate kinase, with amino-acid sequence MKRDRRVKILATLGPSSSDPATIEKLFLAGADVFRINMSHSDHDRLNTLVKTIRDIEIKVGRPIGILADLQGPKLRVGTFEGDGAVLENGATFTLDSDPAPGSAKRVNLPHREILEALEPGHRLLLDDGKIRLTVQSCDAKHAKTTVEVGGKLSNRKGVSVPDTEIPVGALTPKDSKDLDAALAAGVDWVALSFIQRPDDLAEVRKVTRGKAGILAKIEKPQAIERLAEIIDLSDALMVARGDLGVEMPLERVPGLQKQIVRACRKAGKPVVVATQMLESMITAPVPTRAEVSDVATAVFEGADAVMLSAESAAGDFPVEAVETMDRIAGEVERDPNYRGIIHGQRQEPEPTGADAIAAAARQIAETLNLAAVVCYTTSGATGLRAARERPAVPVIVISPVLETARRLALAWGLHCVVSDDAKDENDMVDRACRISFQEEFARPGQRIITTAGVPFGTPGSTNMLRIAFIGSDGSSGL; translated from the coding sequence ATGAAGCGTGACAGACGGGTCAAGATACTTGCAACACTCGGACCCTCTTCATCGGACCCCGCGACAATCGAAAAGCTCTTTCTGGCCGGCGCGGATGTTTTCCGCATCAACATGAGCCATTCGGATCACGACCGGCTCAACACGCTGGTCAAGACGATCCGCGACATCGAGATCAAGGTCGGCAGGCCGATCGGCATTCTCGCCGATCTGCAGGGGCCGAAGCTGCGCGTGGGCACTTTCGAGGGCGACGGCGCGGTGCTGGAAAACGGCGCGACCTTCACACTCGACAGCGACCCGGCGCCGGGCTCCGCCAAACGCGTGAACCTGCCACACCGCGAAATTCTCGAAGCGCTTGAGCCGGGACACCGCCTGCTGCTCGATGACGGCAAGATCCGCCTCACGGTGCAAAGCTGCGATGCCAAGCACGCCAAGACCACAGTCGAGGTAGGCGGCAAGCTGTCGAACCGCAAGGGCGTGAGCGTTCCCGACACCGAGATCCCGGTCGGCGCGCTGACGCCGAAGGACAGCAAGGACCTGGACGCAGCGCTTGCCGCCGGCGTCGACTGGGTGGCGCTCTCCTTCATCCAGCGCCCCGACGATCTGGCCGAGGTGCGCAAGGTGACGCGCGGCAAGGCCGGCATCCTTGCCAAGATCGAAAAGCCGCAGGCCATTGAGCGCCTTGCGGAAATCATCGACCTGTCGGACGCGCTGATGGTGGCCCGTGGCGATCTCGGCGTCGAGATGCCGCTTGAACGGGTGCCCGGTCTGCAAAAGCAGATCGTGCGCGCCTGCCGCAAGGCCGGCAAACCCGTCGTCGTCGCGACCCAGATGCTGGAATCGATGATCACCGCTCCGGTTCCGACCCGCGCAGAGGTCTCCGACGTTGCAACGGCGGTCTTCGAAGGTGCCGACGCCGTGATGCTCTCGGCCGAATCAGCCGCTGGTGATTTTCCTGTCGAGGCGGTCGAGACGATGGATCGGATTGCCGGCGAGGTGGAGCGCGATCCGAACTACCGCGGCATCATCCATGGTCAACGCCAGGAGCCGGAGCCGACCGGCGCCGATGCCATCGCGGCAGCAGCCCGGCAGATTGCCGAAACGCTCAATCTCGCCGCCGTGGTCTGCTATACGACTTCCGGAGCGACCGGCCTGCGCGCCGCGCGCGAGCGCCCGGCGGTTCCGGTTATCGTGATCTCTCCGGTGCTGGAGACCGCGCGACGCCTCGCCCTCGCCTGGGGTCTGCACTGTGTGGTCAGCGACGACGCCAAGGACGAGAACGACATGGTCGACCGCGCCTGCCGGATTTCGTTCCAGGAAGAATTCGCAAGGCCCGGCCAGCGCATCATCACCACGGCCGGCGTTCCCTTCGGCACGCCGGGATCGACAAACATGCTGCGCATCGCCTTTATCGGAAGCGACGGAAGCAGCGGCCTTTGA
- a CDS encoding alpha/beta fold hydrolase, which yields MTFVFFILAVGAVAVLGALAVYASQRKGVVEARYPRLGPVQQIDGVDLHYVDHVPQGWTSGDPALVFVHGASANLRDPFTAFFPALSSRYRLVFVDRPGHGYSQRGGDEAHSPARQARLIGGLVRHLGIEKSVAVGHSWGGAVVAQMALQAPGTFAGLVFIAPATHPWPGGVNWYYDLAALPVVGAVFSHTVAPAVASLVSSKGVESVFAPEAAPDDYAQSIGLPLLFRPHSFLANARDVAWLKPELRAAAPRYSQIDQPAAVITGDADAIVYPEIHSAGLVRDLENSWRVDLPGAGHMPHHTRREAVVREIEAVVAKTFPGAGPATTAERVANPAVPDADDDRTETQNAPARL from the coding sequence ATGACTTTCGTTTTCTTCATTCTGGCCGTTGGAGCCGTCGCAGTCCTTGGTGCACTGGCTGTTTACGCGTCGCAGCGCAAGGGCGTCGTGGAGGCGCGTTACCCGCGACTGGGCCCCGTTCAGCAAATCGACGGCGTCGATCTGCATTACGTGGATCATGTCCCGCAAGGCTGGACTTCAGGCGATCCCGCGCTTGTCTTTGTGCATGGAGCAAGTGCGAACCTGCGCGATCCGTTCACGGCGTTCTTTCCCGCGCTCTCCTCCCGCTATCGCCTGGTTTTCGTCGACCGGCCGGGCCATGGCTATTCGCAACGCGGTGGGGACGAGGCGCACAGTCCCGCCCGCCAGGCGCGATTGATTGGCGGGCTGGTTCGCCATCTGGGGATCGAGAAGTCGGTCGCGGTCGGTCATTCCTGGGGTGGGGCGGTCGTCGCGCAGATGGCGCTGCAAGCGCCCGGGACGTTTGCGGGACTGGTGTTCATCGCGCCGGCGACCCATCCCTGGCCTGGCGGTGTGAACTGGTACTATGATCTTGCCGCGTTGCCGGTCGTCGGTGCCGTGTTCTCTCATACGGTCGCGCCGGCCGTGGCCTCGCTCGTGTCGTCAAAGGGGGTGGAGAGTGTGTTTGCGCCCGAAGCCGCGCCGGACGACTACGCGCAGTCCATCGGCCTGCCGTTGCTGTTTCGTCCGCACAGTTTTCTTGCCAATGCCCGCGATGTCGCCTGGCTGAAGCCCGAGCTGCGTGCGGCGGCACCGCGTTATTCGCAGATTGACCAACCCGCCGCGGTGATCACCGGAGATGCGGATGCCATCGTCTATCCGGAGATTCATTCTGCCGGGCTTGTTCGGGACCTCGAGAATTCCTGGCGCGTCGATCTCCCGGGTGCAGGACACATGCCCCATCACACCCGTAGGGAGGCCGTGGTGCGCGAGATCGAGGCGGTTGTGGCGAAGACCTTTCCGGGTGCGGGTCCGGCGACGACTGCCGAGCGTGTTGCCAATCCTGCGGTCCCGGACGCCGATGACGACAGGACTGAAACGCAAAACGCGCCCGCCCGGCTTTGA
- a CDS encoding tetratricopeptide repeat protein has translation MLPPEAAPPAIDDLAPLPESEIESGARNAIPDDEPAQDDTDELFEALARAPSATAARPIVARIQRKWMRSGSATVDLLMLRAGTAMKAKDNGLALDLLDMVTRLAPDYAEGWNRRATVFYLKQDFGRSVADIERVLALEPRHWGAMSGLGIIMRRLDRDEDAMRLFEEVLKIHPASENARKAIEDLAAKSAGSPT, from the coding sequence GTGCTTCCGCCCGAAGCCGCGCCCCCGGCAATAGACGATCTCGCGCCCTTGCCGGAAAGCGAGATCGAATCGGGTGCCCGGAATGCGATCCCCGACGACGAGCCGGCTCAAGACGACACCGACGAGCTGTTCGAGGCACTTGCGCGGGCGCCTTCGGCAACGGCGGCCCGGCCGATTGTCGCCAGGATCCAGCGCAAATGGATGCGGTCGGGAAGCGCCACGGTGGATCTCTTGATGTTGCGTGCCGGCACCGCGATGAAAGCGAAGGACAACGGCCTCGCGCTCGATCTGCTCGACATGGTAACGCGCCTGGCGCCCGACTATGCTGAAGGGTGGAACCGCCGGGCGACGGTGTTTTACCTCAAGCAGGATTTCGGCCGCTCGGTTGCCGATATCGAGCGCGTGCTTGCGCTGGAGCCGCGCCACTGGGGCGCGATGTCGGGCCTGGGCATCATCATGCGCCGCCTTGACCGCGACGAAGATGCCATGAGGCTTTTCGAGGAAGTGCTGAAAATACATCCGGCGAGCGAAAATGCGCGTAAGGCAATCGAGGACCTTGCGGCGAAGTCCGCCGGATCCCCGACCTGA
- the ykgO gene encoding type B 50S ribosomal protein L36 — MKIKNSLKALMGRHRDNRMVRRKGRVYIINKKAPRFKARQG, encoded by the coding sequence ATGAAGATCAAGAACTCGCTGAAGGCGCTTATGGGCCGGCATCGTGACAACCGTATGGTTCGTCGCAAGGGGCGCGTCTACATCATCAACAAGAAAGCTCCCCGCTTCAAGGCACGCCAGGGCTGA
- the cpdR gene encoding cell cycle two-component system response regulator CpdR has product MTRILLAEDDNDMRRFLAKALQKAGYDVVSFDNGKSAYERLREEPFSLLLTDIVMPEMDGIELARRATQLDPDLKVMFITGFAAVALNPDSQAPKDAKVLSKPFHLKDLVLEVERMLVA; this is encoded by the coding sequence ATGACACGGATCCTACTCGCCGAAGACGACAACGACATGCGCCGGTTTCTGGCCAAGGCGCTGCAGAAAGCCGGCTATGACGTCGTTTCTTTCGACAACGGAAAGAGCGCGTACGAGCGATTGCGCGAAGAACCCTTTTCCCTGCTCCTGACCGACATCGTCATGCCGGAAATGGATGGCATCGAGCTGGCGCGCCGGGCGACGCAACTCGATCCCGATCTCAAGGTCATGTTCATCACCGGCTTCGCGGCCGTCGCGCTCAACCCCGATTCCCAGGCGCCTAAGGACGCCAAGGTCCTTTCCAAGCCGTTCCATCTGAAGGACCTGGTGCTTGAGGTCGAACGGATGCTCGTTGCCTGA
- a CDS encoding N-formylglutamate amidohydrolase encodes MEVISGFEDLEAFEVLHPAEQCVPFVFNSPHSGCHYPDAFLRASRLDSTAIRRSEDAFVDELFEHVVPLGAPLLRARFPRAYLDVNREPYELDPKMYDDRLPSYANIRSIRVAGGLGTIARVVGEAQEIYQGRLCVHEALERIETIYKPYHQTLRRLLAQTHVAFGYAVLIDCHSMPSAIKTSDGSPRPDFILGDRYGTSCAVQLLDAASETLRGMGYRVSRNKPYAGGFITEHYGRPVKGLHALQLEINRGLYMDETKTRKHAGFATLAQDLGKLAKALVAVQGECFFPDALAAE; translated from the coding sequence ATGGAAGTGATCAGCGGGTTTGAGGACTTGGAGGCCTTCGAGGTCCTGCATCCCGCCGAGCAATGCGTCCCTTTCGTGTTCAACTCGCCCCACTCCGGCTGTCATTACCCGGATGCCTTCCTGCGTGCCTCGCGTCTCGACAGTACGGCCATCAGGCGCTCGGAAGACGCATTCGTCGACGAGTTGTTCGAGCATGTGGTCCCGCTTGGCGCGCCGCTGTTGCGAGCCAGGTTCCCCAGGGCCTATCTCGACGTCAATCGCGAACCCTACGAACTCGATCCCAAGATGTATGACGACCGGCTCCCCTCCTATGCCAACATCCGCTCCATCCGGGTCGCGGGCGGGCTCGGGACAATCGCCCGGGTCGTGGGCGAGGCCCAGGAAATCTACCAGGGCCGTCTGTGTGTGCACGAAGCCCTCGAACGCATCGAGACGATCTACAAACCCTATCACCAGACCCTGCGCCGGTTGCTGGCGCAAACCCATGTGGCCTTCGGCTATGCCGTCCTGATCGACTGCCACTCGATGCCCTCCGCCATCAAGACCAGCGACGGGAGCCCGAGACCGGATTTCATCCTGGGCGACCGCTATGGCACGAGTTGCGCGGTGCAGCTGCTGGATGCGGCCAGCGAGACCTTGCGGGGAATGGGCTATCGCGTCAGCCGCAACAAGCCTTATGCCGGCGGCTTCATCACCGAGCATTATGGCCGCCCGGTCAAGGGGCTGCATGCCCTTCAGCTGGAGATCAACCGCGGCCTCTACATGGACGAGACGAAGACCCGCAAACACGCCGGCTTCGCCACGTTGGCGCAGGATCTCGGCAAACTGGCAAAGGCACTGGTGGCGGTGCAGGGCGAGTGCTTTTTTCCCGACGCCCTCGCAGCCGAATAG
- the hisN gene encoding histidinol-phosphatase, with amino-acid sequence MPSTPDLVSFTDRLADTAGRTILPHFRADLSIENKLDAGFDPVTIADRAAEAAIREIIEAEHPDHGILGEEHGNVRLDAEHVWVLDPIDGTRAFICGLPTWGTLIGFMTAGVPAFGVMDQPFVEERFYGDRTAAWRQHHGKRSVLKTRACARIEDAIACTTHPGLFEGAEKAVYEDIEQRVRTARYGTDCYGYCMVASGQVDLVIETGLQPYDIVALAPIVEGAGGVVTNWSGGSPANGGQIVASGDTRLHEAVLARLASAAL; translated from the coding sequence ATGCCGTCGACCCCGGACCTCGTTTCTTTCACGGATCGTCTTGCGGACACGGCCGGCAGGACCATCCTTCCGCATTTTCGCGCGGATCTTTCGATCGAAAACAAGCTGGACGCCGGCTTCGATCCGGTGACGATCGCCGACCGCGCCGCCGAAGCCGCCATTCGCGAGATCATCGAGGCGGAGCATCCCGACCACGGCATCCTTGGCGAGGAGCACGGCAACGTGCGTCTCGATGCCGAGCATGTCTGGGTGCTGGACCCGATCGACGGAACCCGCGCCTTTATCTGCGGCCTGCCGACCTGGGGCACGCTGATCGGTTTCATGACCGCCGGCGTTCCCGCCTTCGGCGTCATGGACCAGCCCTTTGTCGAGGAGCGCTTCTACGGTGACCGGACAGCCGCCTGGCGACAGCACCACGGCAAACGCAGCGTGTTGAAGACACGCGCCTGCGCGCGCATCGAAGATGCGATCGCCTGCACCACACACCCGGGGCTTTTTGAGGGCGCGGAAAAGGCGGTCTATGAGGATATCGAGCAGCGCGTGCGCACGGCCCGCTACGGGACCGATTGCTACGGATACTGCATGGTCGCCTCCGGCCAGGTGGATCTGGTGATCGAAACCGGGCTGCAGCCCTATGACATCGTCGCGCTTGCGCCGATCGTCGAGGGCGCGGGCGGGGTCGTCACGAACTGGTCAGGCGGCTCGCCGGCCAATGGCGGTCAAATCGTCGCCAGCGGCGACACACGGCTGCATGAGGCGGTTCTGGCGCGTCTGGCATCGGCGGCACTGTGA
- a CDS encoding alpha/beta fold hydrolase — MDLYDHPDNPIPEGGICAEIRTVDGCSLRTARWMPSHRPLKGTVTLLQGRAECIEKYFETISDLRARGFAVVTFDWRGQGGSSRLLRNPKRGHVDDFADFVTDLETVMRDVTLASMPGPHFALAHSTGGLVLLLAAQRLRTQIERAVLSAPLIGLGKVGLSQSVVCPLSSALSVIGLGTSFVPRVGPNASMAFAGNPLTSDPARFQRTEMVLDARGDLEIGMPTIDWLAAACRAMRRVCAPDFGPAMPLPVLIVAAGQDIIVSTRAAEQLALRTRSIRYLEIAGCRHEILMEDDLYRDQFLAAFDAFVADGMPQAVRF; from the coding sequence AGCCTTCGAACGGCCCGTTGGATGCCAAGCCATCGCCCGTTGAAGGGCACGGTAACGCTTCTGCAGGGACGTGCCGAATGCATCGAGAAATACTTCGAGACGATCTCCGACCTGCGGGCCCGTGGCTTCGCGGTTGTGACCTTCGACTGGCGCGGGCAGGGCGGTTCGTCGCGGCTCTTGCGCAACCCGAAGCGCGGACACGTCGACGATTTCGCGGATTTCGTGACGGATCTGGAAACGGTGATGCGCGACGTCACACTCGCCTCAATGCCGGGTCCGCATTTCGCCCTCGCGCATTCAACCGGCGGTCTGGTGCTGCTGCTTGCCGCACAGCGGTTGCGGACCCAGATCGAGCGTGCCGTTCTTTCCGCGCCTCTGATCGGTCTTGGCAAGGTCGGGCTGTCCCAATCGGTGGTCTGTCCGCTTTCCTCCGCTTTGTCGGTCATCGGCCTGGGCACGTCCTTCGTGCCACGGGTCGGGCCCAATGCCAGCATGGCGTTTGCCGGAAATCCCCTGACCTCGGATCCGGCGCGGTTCCAGCGCACCGAGATGGTGCTGGACGCACGTGGTGATCTGGAGATCGGCATGCCGACGATTGACTGGCTCGCCGCCGCCTGCCGTGCCATGCGTCGCGTGTGCGCGCCGGATTTCGGACCTGCGATGCCGTTGCCGGTGCTGATCGTTGCCGCCGGGCAGGACATCATCGTGTCAACCCGAGCGGCCGAACAGCTTGCCCTGCGGACGCGTTCGATCCGCTATCTGGAGATAGCGGGTTGTCGCCATGAAATCCTGATGGAAGACGATCTCTATCGCGACCAGTTTCTTGCCGCCTTCGATGCCTTCGTCGCCGACGGGATGCCGCAAGCCGTCAGATTCTGA